In Candidatus Promineifilum breve, one genomic interval encodes:
- a CDS encoding HAD family hydrolase — translation MKRTTVLFDMDGLMVDTEPLARAAWQRVVAPYGLTVADDVYERMLGRRTVESAQLMLDALPLPLSRDELVARKTAEYLRSLDGGVPVMPGLWVLLARIDALAIPWGVATSTPRRVAEIVLGKLGVVGRYAALAAGDEVAHGKPAPDIFLLAAARLGAPAAACLALEDSAAGCAAAAAAGMRVVAVPTEQADPDAFAGAYRRYASLSAVAADLELLLL, via the coding sequence ATGAAACGAACCACCGTTCTATTCGACATGGACGGCCTGATGGTCGATACCGAGCCGCTGGCGCGGGCGGCCTGGCAGCGGGTCGTCGCCCCCTATGGCCTGACCGTGGCCGATGACGTCTATGAGCGGATGCTCGGCCGCCGCACGGTGGAGAGCGCCCAACTGATGCTGGACGCGCTGCCCCTGCCCCTGTCGCGGGACGAACTGGTGGCGCGCAAGACGGCCGAATATTTGCGCAGCCTCGACGGCGGCGTGCCGGTCATGCCCGGCCTGTGGGTCTTGCTGGCCCGCATCGACGCCTTGGCGATCCCCTGGGGCGTCGCCACGTCCACGCCGCGCCGCGTGGCCGAGATCGTGCTGGGCAAGTTGGGCGTCGTGGGGCGCTACGCCGCGCTGGCCGCCGGCGACGAAGTAGCCCACGGCAAGCCCGCGCCTGACATCTTTCTGCTGGCCGCCGCGCGGCTGGGCGCGCCGGCGGCGGCCTGCCTGGCGCTGGAGGATTCGGCCGCCGGCTGCGCCGCCGCCGCCGCCGCCGGGATGCGCGTCGTCGCCGTGCCGACCGAGCAAGCCGACCCCGACGCCTTCGCCGGCGCCTATCGCCGCTACGCCTCGTTGAGCGCCGTGGCCGCCGACCTGGAGTTGTTGTTGCTTTAG
- a CDS encoding ABC transporter ATP-binding protein, with translation MTDSFRVELRNVTKRFGEYAAVNDLSLMVRDGEFFSLIGPSGCGKTTTLRMIAGFEQPTEGEIFIGGQHVEGIPAHHRPVNTVFQNYALFPHMSVAANVAFGLEMSRVPTAEIRRRVAEALELVRLPQMAERKPRQLSGGQQQRVALARALVNRPQVLLLDEPLGALDLKLRRAMQIELKHIQTEVGITFIYVTHDQEEAMTMSDRIGIMSEGVLQQVGSPHEVYEKPINRFVADFIGETNFLPAAVARLETEEDYPMVTLQGGVRVLAANEGHDLRLEQPVTLTIRPERINLYPQGKVDVLKAESGLEAEELERILGAKMPGPVDMKEFLLAEPENVVLNGTLDEAYYIGTDTRFRVTLEGGASLVVRQQNYGSRYDMPFDVGSHVYVQWAAENAQILTD, from the coding sequence ATGACCGATTCGTTCCGCGTGGAACTGCGAAACGTCACCAAGCGTTTCGGCGAATATGCCGCCGTCAACGATCTGAGCCTCATGGTGCGCGACGGCGAGTTCTTCTCGCTCATCGGCCCCAGCGGCTGCGGCAAGACGACGACCCTGCGCATGATCGCCGGATTCGAGCAGCCGACCGAGGGCGAAATCTTCATCGGCGGCCAACACGTCGAGGGCATCCCCGCCCATCACCGGCCGGTCAACACCGTCTTCCAGAATTACGCCCTCTTCCCCCACATGAGCGTGGCCGCCAACGTGGCCTTCGGGCTGGAGATGTCGCGCGTGCCCACGGCGGAGATCAGGCGGCGCGTGGCCGAGGCGCTGGAACTGGTGCGCCTGCCGCAGATGGCCGAGCGCAAGCCCCGCCAACTCTCCGGCGGCCAGCAGCAGCGCGTGGCCCTGGCGCGGGCGCTGGTGAATCGGCCGCAGGTGCTGCTGCTCGATGAGCCATTGGGCGCGCTCGACCTGAAGCTGCGCCGGGCGATGCAGATCGAACTGAAGCACATCCAGACCGAGGTCGGCATCACCTTCATCTACGTCACCCACGATCAGGAAGAGGCCATGACGATGTCCGACCGCATCGGCATTATGAGCGAGGGCGTTCTGCAACAGGTCGGCTCGCCTCACGAGGTCTACGAGAAGCCGATCAACCGCTTCGTGGCCGACTTCATCGGCGAGACGAACTTTTTGCCGGCGGCCGTGGCCCGGCTGGAAACGGAAGAGGATTACCCGATGGTGACGCTACAGGGCGGCGTGCGTGTGCTGGCCGCCAACGAGGGGCACGACCTGCGCCTGGAGCAGCCGGTGACGCTGACCATTCGCCCCGAGCGCATCAACCTCTACCCGCAGGGCAAGGTGGACGTGCTGAAGGCCGAGAGCGGTCTGGAGGCCGAGGAGCTAGAGCGCATCCTGGGGGCCAAGATGCCCGGCCCGGTGGATATGAAGGAGTTCCTGCTGGCCGAGCCGGAGAACGTCGTCCTCAACGGCACATTGGATGAGGCGTACTACATCGGCACCGACACCCGCTTCCGGGTCACGCTGGAGGGCGGAGCGTCGCTGGTGGTGCGCCAGCAAAACTACGGCTCGCGCTACGACATGCCGTTCGACGTGGGCAGCCACGTCTATGTGCAATGGGCGGCCGAAAACGCGCAAATTCTGACGGATTAA
- a CDS encoding DUF2442 domain-containing protein codes for MRVVNIKIVGDYTLRVEFDDGTAQTIDFAPVLHGYIFGPLRDLALFN; via the coding sequence ATGCGCGTGGTTAATATCAAAATTGTGGGCGATTACACCTTGCGCGTTGAATTCGACGACGGCACAGCGCAGACGATTGACTTTGCGCCGGTGCTGCATGGCTACATTTTCGGCCCCCTGCGCGATTTGGCGCTATTCAACTAG
- a CDS encoding helix-turn-helix domain-containing protein gives MSDELFSELLESVREGGAILRGESQGSRRFEIEAPDVKRIREGFALSQSEFAGMLGISIKTLQNWEQGRRTPHGPARVLLQVASMHPEAIWSVVHAGIQVKES, from the coding sequence ATGAGCGATGAATTATTCTCGGAACTGCTGGAAAGTGTACGCGAAGGTGGCGCTATCCTACGCGGTGAAAGCCAGGGTTCGCGACGCTTTGAAATCGAGGCACCTGACGTAAAACGAATTCGCGAAGGCTTCGCGCTGTCGCAAAGCGAATTTGCCGGGATGTTAGGGATCAGCATCAAAACACTTCAGAACTGGGAACAGGGACGCCGCACGCCCCACGGGCCGGCCCGCGTTTTGTTACAGGTAGCGTCAATGCATCCAGAAGCGATTTGGAGTGTGGTGCACGCAGGAATTCAGGTCAAGGAAAGCTAG
- the nusA gene encoding transcription termination factor NusA, whose amino-acid sequence MKSEFILAFNEICEARGLPKEDVFEALKTALVSAYRRDSNLSSNQMVTVEIDPRTGEPTIFTEKEVVDDVFDNRTEVTIVAAHKEGHTDAQLGDVVMVDSTTESFGRIAAQTAKQVLLQRVREAEREHLFEDFSGREGELVNGTVQSISGQHITIGLGRTEAILPKSQQVQGERYRAHDKIRVYVLEVRRTNRGPQIVVSRNHRNLLRRLLELEVPEIYNGQVDIKSIAREAGQRSKVAVQALQHGVDPVGACVGMRGVRIQSIVRELNDEKIDVIEWDGDQRVFIAKALSPARVSHVFLEEHPEEGKTAVVIVPDDQLSLAIGREGQNARLAAKLTGWRIDIKNLTEAASESLNNLEHPTADPRIATDQTLINQVRVILDKKQMGRPITAEDYMALDRMVAGVEGRIIAQRAQQYEVVRKERAELRKRVPEAAWQQPLDVLDLPGRIHNLLLDTNVNTVGDLMYVLEMGDDYFLKLRGLGDKALETVKETLSAYQMAQIAAVMAAETGEIAPDGAVAPDDEAAPEMAEEEIVLIAEVPLVEREVEVEDMVTTVPDLDFAEADEELLYEDEEVEEEGIAGVLEPDEVEPEVEEMLAPLDDLSQTIFVQEEKPAKPAPKKKPGVVVVRPTTDESAAAEEEAKRKKRKGQPLVYNEELDRVVVDRKRKGGKHVDTWVDEDLDL is encoded by the coding sequence ATGAAAAGCGAATTTATCCTGGCTTTCAACGAAATATGTGAGGCCCGCGGCCTGCCCAAAGAGGATGTCTTCGAGGCGCTCAAGACGGCGCTGGTCTCCGCCTACCGGCGGGATTCAAACCTGAGCAGTAACCAGATGGTTACGGTGGAGATTGACCCGCGCACGGGCGAGCCGACGATATTCACCGAGAAGGAAGTCGTGGACGACGTGTTCGATAACCGCACCGAGGTGACGATCGTCGCGGCGCACAAAGAGGGCCACACCGACGCCCAGTTGGGCGACGTGGTCATGGTCGATAGCACCACCGAGAGCTTCGGCCGCATCGCCGCGCAGACGGCCAAACAGGTCCTGTTGCAGCGCGTGCGCGAGGCCGAGCGCGAGCACCTGTTCGAGGATTTCAGCGGGCGCGAGGGCGAGCTGGTCAACGGCACGGTGCAGAGCATCAGCGGCCAGCACATCACCATCGGCCTGGGCCGCACGGAAGCCATTTTGCCCAAGAGCCAGCAGGTGCAGGGCGAGCGTTACCGCGCCCACGACAAGATTCGTGTCTACGTCCTGGAAGTGCGCCGCACCAATCGCGGGCCGCAGATCGTCGTCAGCCGCAACCATCGCAACCTGCTGCGCCGCCTGTTGGAACTGGAAGTGCCGGAGATTTACAACGGCCAGGTGGACATCAAGAGCATCGCCCGCGAAGCCGGACAGCGCTCCAAGGTCGCCGTCCAGGCCTTGCAGCACGGCGTCGATCCCGTGGGGGCCTGCGTCGGCATGCGCGGTGTGCGTATCCAGAGCATCGTGCGCGAACTGAACGACGAGAAGATCGACGTCATCGAATGGGACGGCGACCAGCGCGTCTTCATCGCCAAGGCGCTCAGCCCGGCGCGCGTGTCCCACGTGTTCCTGGAGGAGCATCCCGAAGAGGGCAAGACGGCCGTGGTCATCGTGCCCGACGATCAACTCTCGCTGGCGATCGGCCGCGAGGGACAGAACGCGCGCCTGGCGGCCAAGCTGACCGGCTGGCGCATCGACATCAAGAATCTGACCGAGGCGGCGTCGGAATCGCTCAACAATCTGGAGCACCCCACGGCCGACCCGCGCATCGCCACCGATCAGACGCTCATCAATCAGGTGCGCGTCATCCTGGACAAGAAGCAGATGGGCCGGCCGATTACGGCCGAGGATTACATGGCGCTCGACCGCATGGTGGCCGGCGTCGAGGGCCGCATCATCGCCCAGCGCGCCCAGCAGTACGAGGTCGTGCGCAAGGAGCGCGCCGAGCTACGCAAGCGCGTGCCCGAGGCGGCCTGGCAACAGCCGCTGGACGTGCTCGATTTGCCCGGCCGCATCCACAACCTGCTGCTGGACACCAACGTCAACACCGTTGGCGACTTGATGTACGTGCTGGAGATGGGCGACGACTACTTCCTGAAGCTGCGCGGCCTGGGCGACAAGGCGCTGGAGACGGTGAAGGAAACCCTGTCGGCCTATCAGATGGCGCAGATCGCGGCGGTGATGGCCGCGGAGACGGGCGAGATCGCGCCGGATGGTGCGGTTGCGCCGGACGATGAGGCCGCGCCGGAGATGGCCGAGGAAGAGATCGTCCTGATCGCCGAAGTGCCGCTCGTCGAACGCGAGGTTGAGGTCGAGGACATGGTTACGACCGTGCCCGATCTGGACTTCGCCGAGGCGGACGAAGAACTGCTCTACGAGGATGAAGAGGTCGAGGAAGAAGGCATCGCTGGCGTTCTGGAGCCGGACGAGGTGGAGCCGGAGGTCGAGGAGATGCTGGCCCCGCTCGACGACCTGTCGCAGACCATCTTTGTGCAGGAAGAGAAGCCGGCCAAGCCCGCGCCGAAGAAGAAGCCCGGCGTCGTCGTCGTGCGGCCCACAACCGACGAGTCGGCGGCGGCCGAGGAAGAAGCCAAGCGCAAGAAGCGCAAGGGCCAGCCGCTGGTTTATAATGAAGAACTGGATCGGGTCGTCGTCGACCGCAAGCGCAAGGGCGGCAAGCACGTCGATACGTGGGTCGATGAGGATCTCGATCTGTAA
- a CDS encoding nucleotidyltransferase domain-containing protein codes for MIKPLTSSLSEVLLVNESEAIEVFKNALCAELEHQLFEIWLFGSKARGEAIPDSDLDLLVVVRDLAPSIRWRIRELAADCSFDYDVLINTHILDQSGWEAHAGQKSTFWREIERDGVALIQTPQFTLA; via the coding sequence ATGATCAAGCCACTGACCTCATCACTCTCCGAAGTTCTGCTTGTAAATGAGAGTGAAGCCATTGAGGTATTCAAAAATGCCTTATGCGCCGAACTTGAGCACCAACTGTTTGAGATTTGGCTCTTCGGGTCCAAGGCCCGAGGAGAGGCAATACCTGATTCTGATCTGGATCTTCTGGTAGTCGTTCGTGACCTCGCGCCGTCCATTCGCTGGCGCATCCGAGAACTCGCGGCTGATTGTTCATTCGACTATGACGTTCTGATCAACACTCATATTCTCGATCAATCCGGCTGGGAAGCTCATGCTGGTCAAAAGAGCACTTTTTGGCGTGAAATTGAGCGGGACGGCGTGGCCCTCATCCAGACTCCGCAATTCACCTTAGCCTAG
- a CDS encoding CAP domain-containing protein: MTERLRGLLVIVFVGLLLLAACGGAGSEGGAAGGSDTTDAADSGNVAVSGVRVKDNAAMGSAPLVIPEGAAAGPAARGAAGQTSDVAGVCLSAAEGELARMVNEYRASLNLPALQISKSLSLVAQQHVWDTNNNKAAWPAAPAGKTCNLHTWSGVVNPALQQGTWTANCYTSDHANAQGMWNKPGEIAGFPGEGVENSFWSSGTASPAGALTAWKNSPGHNNVMTQQGGWGPMAAMGVGMSGGVAHLWLSSTADPAGEALLCGGGSAMDVPPTAVPTAVPTAVPPTATPVPPTAAPTEAAATVAATAEQPTAAPTAVPPTAVPPTVAPTAVPPTVAPPTGEILNQTGTIAAGGTGNHTFSITQGRAYTVVVSPSAALDADPAISCTMGNSTFSNTFDWSWEGEPETFTFTAPANGSCTVTVAGYGGTTGDYTITAGAQ; this comes from the coding sequence ATGACAGAGCGACTTCGTGGGCTTTTGGTGATTGTGTTCGTCGGGCTATTGTTATTGGCGGCCTGTGGCGGCGCCGGGAGCGAGGGCGGCGCCGCGGGCGGCAGTGACACGACGGACGCGGCCGATAGCGGCAACGTTGCCGTTTCCGGCGTCAGGGTCAAGGACAACGCGGCGATGGGTTCCGCGCCCCTGGTGATCCCGGAAGGGGCGGCCGCCGGCCCGGCCGCGCGCGGCGCCGCCGGCCAAACCAGTGACGTGGCCGGCGTGTGCCTGTCGGCCGCCGAGGGCGAGCTGGCGCGCATGGTCAATGAGTACCGGGCCTCGTTGAATCTGCCCGCCCTGCAAATCTCGAAATCGTTGTCCCTGGTTGCCCAGCAACACGTCTGGGATACCAATAACAACAAAGCCGCCTGGCCCGCTGCCCCGGCCGGAAAAACCTGTAACCTGCACACCTGGTCCGGCGTTGTCAATCCCGCCCTGCAACAGGGGACGTGGACGGCCAACTGCTACACCAGCGACCACGCCAACGCGCAGGGCATGTGGAACAAGCCGGGCGAGATCGCCGGTTTCCCCGGCGAAGGCGTCGAGAATTCGTTCTGGTCATCGGGCACGGCTTCCCCGGCGGGGGCGCTGACGGCCTGGAAGAACAGCCCGGGCCATAACAATGTGATGACCCAGCAGGGCGGCTGGGGCCCGATGGCGGCCATGGGCGTCGGCATGTCCGGCGGCGTTGCCCATCTCTGGCTCAGTTCCACGGCTGACCCGGCCGGCGAGGCGCTGCTGTGCGGCGGCGGCAGCGCGATGGACGTGCCGCCTACCGCTGTGCCGACAGCCGTGCCGACAGCCGTACCGCCCACGGCGACCCCTGTGCCGCCCACGGCCGCGCCGACAGAGGCCGCCGCCACCGTCGCCGCGACGGCCGAACAGCCCACCGCGGCCCCCACGGCTGTGCCGCCCACGGCCGTGCCGCCCACGGTTGCGCCGACGGCCGTTCCCCCCACAGTCGCGCCCCCCACGGGCGAGATTTTGAACCAGACCGGCACAATCGCCGCCGGCGGCACGGGCAACCACACCTTCTCCATCACCCAGGGACGAGCCTACACCGTTGTGGTCAGCCCCTCGGCTGCACTCGATGCCGATCCGGCCATTTCCTGCACGATGGGTAACAGCACCTTCAGCAATACCTTTGACTGGAGCTGGGAAGGCGAACCGGAAACCTTCACCTTCACCGCCCCCGCCAACGGATCATGCACCGTCACCGTGGCCGGGTACGGCGGTACGACCGGCGACTACACCATCACCGCCGGCGCGCAATAA
- a CDS encoding type II toxin-antitoxin system RelE/ParE family toxin: MVIVETKVFTRQIEELLTDEAYKDLQTELVKRPEVGVLIPGGGGLRKMRWGYQGQGKRGGVRVIYYWAAKQKRILMLFIYPKNVRDNLSPAQLRALRSIVEAEYQ, from the coding sequence ATGGTCATCGTCGAAACGAAAGTATTCACCCGACAAATTGAAGAACTACTTACCGATGAAGCGTATAAAGATCTTCAAACGGAGCTTGTGAAGCGGCCGGAAGTAGGAGTGCTCATCCCCGGCGGGGGTGGCTTGCGTAAGATGAGATGGGGCTATCAAGGGCAGGGAAAGCGAGGCGGTGTGCGTGTTATTTATTACTGGGCAGCAAAGCAAAAACGGATTTTGATGCTCTTCATCTATCCAAAGAACGTTCGGGATAATTTGTCACCGGCTCAATTACGAGCATTACGATCGATTGTGGAGGCTGAATATCAATGA
- the infB gene encoding translation initiation factor IF-2, producing MAETKTLIEIPAFITVRELAVVMGLSPINIIKELMANGIMANINQQIDFDTAAIVAGEMGFDVVAQQVAAAEAVEEEAKTGWRKVLADESKGDLAPRPPIVTMLGHVDHGKTSLLDIIRQANVTAGEAGGITQHIGAYQTVKDGRLVTFLDTPGHEAFTAMRARGAQATDIAILVVAADDGVMPQTREAVDHARAAGVPIIVALNKIDLAGARPDRVKQQLSDMELVPDDWDGDTMVIPVSAREKLGIDDLLEAILLTAEEVDPRANPQAPASGTVLEAKIERGKGIMTTILVQNGTLHLGDTLLVGEHHGRIKSMFDYTGRRVSEAGPSMPVAVSGLDGIPVAGEQFNVVDNEKLARKMIEDAIEEARVTPTSRGKSTTLDEFFARLVEGEAKTLNLIVKADVQGSLEPIVTSLERLNGGEVELEILRAATGPITESDVMLASASDAIILGFNVEADPIARNSAAVEEVQIRTYQIIYKLIEDVERAMRGMLAPTFEDVVIGRAEVRQVFKIRNLGVIAGSYMRTGEARRNAKARIIRNSRLLHSGPVGSLKHLQENVREVKAGFEFGVSVDGWNEFLAGDIIEFFVTQRVEL from the coding sequence ATGGCAGAGACAAAGACATTAATTGAAATCCCGGCGTTTATCACCGTGCGCGAACTGGCCGTCGTGATGGGCCTGAGTCCGATCAACATCATCAAGGAATTGATGGCGAACGGCATCATGGCCAACATCAACCAGCAGATCGATTTCGATACGGCGGCCATCGTCGCCGGCGAAATGGGTTTCGACGTTGTGGCCCAGCAGGTAGCGGCGGCTGAGGCCGTTGAGGAAGAGGCCAAGACCGGCTGGCGCAAGGTGCTGGCCGACGAGAGTAAAGGCGATCTGGCCCCCCGCCCGCCCATCGTCACCATGCTCGGCCACGTCGACCACGGCAAGACGTCGTTGCTCGACATCATTCGGCAGGCCAACGTGACCGCGGGCGAGGCCGGCGGCATCACCCAGCACATCGGCGCCTATCAGACCGTGAAGGACGGCCGTCTGGTCACCTTTCTGGACACGCCCGGCCACGAGGCTTTCACGGCCATGCGCGCCCGCGGCGCCCAGGCCACCGACATCGCCATCCTGGTGGTGGCCGCCGACGACGGCGTGATGCCCCAGACGCGCGAGGCGGTTGACCATGCCCGCGCCGCCGGTGTGCCCATCATCGTCGCCCTGAACAAAATCGACCTGGCCGGCGCTCGCCCCGACCGCGTGAAGCAGCAGCTCTCCGACATGGAGCTGGTGCCCGACGATTGGGACGGCGACACAATGGTCATCCCCGTCTCGGCCCGCGAAAAACTGGGCATCGATGACCTGCTGGAGGCCATCCTGCTGACGGCCGAGGAAGTTGACCCGCGCGCCAATCCCCAGGCCCCGGCCTCGGGCACGGTGCTGGAGGCCAAGATCGAGCGCGGCAAGGGCATTATGACCACTATCCTGGTGCAGAACGGCACGCTCCATCTGGGCGATACGCTGCTGGTCGGCGAGCACCACGGCCGCATCAAGTCGATGTTCGATTACACCGGCCGGCGCGTGAGCGAGGCCGGCCCGTCGATGCCCGTGGCCGTGTCGGGGCTGGACGGTATCCCCGTGGCCGGCGAGCAGTTCAACGTGGTCGATAACGAGAAGCTGGCGCGCAAGATGATCGAGGACGCCATTGAGGAAGCCCGCGTCACGCCCACCAGCCGCGGCAAATCGACGACACTGGACGAGTTCTTCGCCCGCCTGGTGGAAGGCGAAGCCAAAACGCTCAATCTCATCGTCAAGGCCGACGTGCAAGGCTCGCTGGAGCCGATTGTCACCTCGCTGGAGCGGCTGAACGGCGGCGAAGTGGAGCTGGAGATTTTGCGCGCGGCCACCGGCCCCATCACCGAAAGCGACGTGATGCTGGCCTCGGCTTCCGACGCCATCATCCTGGGCTTCAACGTCGAGGCCGATCCCATTGCCCGCAACTCGGCCGCCGTCGAAGAGGTGCAGATTCGCACCTATCAGATCATCTACAAGCTGATCGAAGACGTGGAGCGGGCCATGCGGGGCATGTTGGCCCCCACCTTTGAGGACGTGGTCATCGGCCGCGCCGAAGTGCGGCAGGTGTTCAAGATCCGCAACCTGGGCGTCATCGCCGGCAGCTACATGCGCACCGGCGAGGCGCGGCGCAATGCCAAGGCCCGCATCATCCGCAACAGCCGCCTGCTGCATAGCGGCCCGGTCGGCAGCCTGAAGCACTTGCAGGAAAACGTGCGCGAGGTGAAGGCCGGCTTCGAGTTTGGCGTCAGCGTCGACGGCTGGAACGAGTTCCTGGCGGGCGACATTATCGAATTTTTTGTGACCCAGCGGGTTGAACTTTAA
- a CDS encoding aldehyde ferredoxin oxidoreductase family protein — translation MLHGFAGQVLHVDLTERQLTIEQPDEAFYRLYPGGSLMGLYYLWRMTPPGIDAFDPRNTLTFALSAPTGLPVSGQSRCTATCKSPTTGGVADSQAGGFWPAELKFAGFDAIVIRGASPTPVYLWIHDGAAELRDATHLWGHFTHDVDKLLKSELGDDKIEIAQIGPAGEKLSLFAAVMNMSNRAWGRTGIGAVMGSKNLRAIAVRGAHQPVPADKKAVVALSRRGPKLMPTRGDVENLGRYGTADTVMGQQGGGGLPTNNWDSGVMAPAAAEAISGERLYLELLRGAEQGAQDKLGRDTCYACIVRCKRVVEAEYRDQAIVPQYGGPEYETIATFGSYCGVSDLRAISYANQLCNMYGVDSISCGATLSWAMECFEQGLLTLAETDGIALHYGDAEAMLLMLEKTLRREGFGDVLAEGSAGAADRLGKGHEYVLTVKGQELPAHMPHLKRSLGLIYAVNPFGADHQSSEHDPMYHPKLYEGTPEAPGYKRYLAQIGLATPTAPKAMNPEKVEFALLTQYNYSATDVLGYCQFVFGPAWQLYGPQDMADLLAAATGWDVGVADVQQIGRRRLNLMRAYNAREGLTRDQDTLPKKLFAKPLSGGRSDGLALDPAELEWAITHYFELAGWDVETGTPRRGTLEEVGLGWVAEELNL, via the coding sequence ATGCTTCACGGATTCGCCGGCCAAGTGCTGCACGTCGATCTGACCGAACGCCAATTGACCATTGAGCAGCCGGACGAGGCCTTCTATCGCCTTTATCCCGGCGGCAGCCTGATGGGCCTCTACTACCTGTGGCGGATGACGCCGCCGGGTATCGACGCCTTCGACCCGCGCAACACCCTGACCTTCGCCCTCAGCGCGCCGACCGGCCTGCCCGTCAGCGGCCAGAGCCGTTGCACCGCCACCTGCAAATCGCCCACCACCGGCGGCGTGGCCGATAGCCAGGCCGGCGGCTTCTGGCCGGCCGAACTGAAGTTCGCCGGCTTCGACGCCATCGTCATCCGCGGCGCATCGCCCACGCCGGTCTATCTGTGGATCCACGACGGCGCGGCCGAACTGCGCGACGCCACCCATCTGTGGGGCCATTTCACCCACGACGTGGATAAGCTGCTCAAGTCGGAACTGGGCGACGACAAGATCGAGATCGCCCAGATCGGCCCGGCGGGCGAGAAGCTGAGCCTGTTTGCCGCGGTGATGAACATGAGTAACCGCGCCTGGGGCCGCACGGGCATCGGTGCGGTGATGGGCAGCAAGAACCTGCGGGCCATCGCCGTGCGCGGCGCGCACCAGCCGGTCCCGGCCGATAAGAAAGCCGTCGTCGCCCTGTCGCGCCGTGGGCCAAAGCTGATGCCCACGCGCGGCGACGTGGAGAACCTGGGCCGCTACGGCACGGCCGACACGGTGATGGGCCAGCAGGGGGGCGGCGGCCTGCCGACGAACAATTGGGACAGCGGCGTGATGGCTCCGGCCGCGGCCGAGGCCATCAGCGGCGAGCGGCTCTATCTGGAGCTGTTGCGCGGCGCGGAACAGGGCGCGCAGGACAAGCTCGGCCGCGATACCTGCTACGCCTGCATCGTCCGCTGCAAGCGCGTCGTCGAGGCCGAATATCGCGATCAGGCCATCGTTCCCCAATACGGCGGGCCGGAATATGAGACCATCGCCACGTTCGGCTCCTACTGTGGCGTGAGCGACCTGCGGGCGATCAGCTATGCGAATCAACTCTGCAATATGTATGGTGTTGATTCCATCTCCTGCGGGGCCACGCTGTCGTGGGCGATGGAATGCTTCGAGCAGGGTTTGCTGACGCTGGCCGAAACCGACGGCATCGCGTTGCATTACGGCGATGCCGAGGCCATGCTGCTGATGCTGGAGAAGACGCTGCGGCGCGAGGGCTTCGGCGACGTGCTGGCCGAGGGGTCGGCGGGGGCCGCCGACCGGCTGGGCAAGGGGCACGAGTACGTGCTGACCGTGAAGGGTCAGGAGCTACCGGCCCACATGCCCCATCTCAAGCGCAGCCTGGGCCTCATCTACGCCGTCAACCCGTTTGGGGCCGACCACCAGAGCAGCGAGCACGACCCGATGTATCACCCAAAACTATACGAAGGGACGCCCGAAGCGCCGGGCTACAAGCGCTATCTGGCCCAGATCGGTCTGGCGACACCCACCGCCCCCAAAGCCATGAATCCGGAAAAGGTCGAATTCGCCCTGCTGACGCAATACAACTACAGCGCCACCGACGTGCTGGGCTATTGCCAGTTCGTCTTTGGCCCGGCGTGGCAGCTCTATGGGCCACAGGATATGGCCGACCTGCTGGCCGCGGCCACCGGCTGGGACGTGGGCGTCGCTGACGTGCAGCAGATCGGCCGCCGCCGCCTGAACCTGATGCGCGCCTACAACGCCCGCGAGGGCCTGACCCGCGACCAGGACACGCTGCCCAAGAAGCTTTTCGCCAAGCCCCTCAGCGGCGGCCGCAGCGACGGGCTGGCCCTCGACCCGGCCGAACTGGAGTGGGCCATCACCCACTACTTTGAACTGGCCGGCTGGGACGTGGAGACGGGTACGCCGCGGCGGGGGACGTTGGAGGAGGTGGGGTTGGGTTGGGTGGCGGAAGAGTTGAACCTGTGA
- the rnpM gene encoding RNase P modulator RnpM has translation MAATQPARRKHTPQRTCIVCRGQFDKRRLTRIVRTPDAGVLVDPTGKRNGRGAYLCDQPACWAKVIRHAGILNQALNAAVTEAELAAIAADPRRPTGSEVE, from the coding sequence ATGGCCGCCACACAGCCGGCACGCCGGAAGCATACACCGCAGCGGACGTGCATCGTCTGTCGCGGTCAATTTGACAAGCGGCGGCTGACGCGCATCGTGCGCACGCCGGACGCGGGCGTGCTGGTCGATCCGACCGGCAAACGCAACGGCCGTGGCGCTTATCTGTGTGATCAGCCGGCTTGCTGGGCCAAGGTCATCCGCCACGCCGGCATCTTGAATCAGGCGCTCAACGCCGCGGTGACCGAAGCGGAGTTGGCGGCCATCGCCGCCGACCCACGCCGGCCGACGGGAAGCGAAGTAGAATAA